TTGAGGTTTATCTTAGGAAATCTTGCTCCTACCTGTTTCCATTGAGCCCTTACAGATCAGCTGAATTGGTTTCTAGTGTCTCTAATGATTCTTatgtaaaaatgatatttttatatattttcagtttcCTCCTTTTTGAAAGGCACAACTCCTATTCTCCAAAGTAATCTTAGCAGAGCCCAACACACAAGACAGACAGACCCGAAAGGGGCTGCTCTGGTTGAGGGGTGTCTGTCACCTGCTCAGCCACCTCTCCATACAGACTCTGAAGTTACCCCCCACAAAGATCCTTGGGGCTGGAATTGGAACTGCCAGTAACTGAGGCCTTGCCACCCTCTAGCCCCCCTCGAGGATGTGATCAGGGCCATACGGCATTCCTGCCCCAATGCCTCGCGGGCCCTGAGAGCAATCCCTACCCCCTTTGTCCCACAGGGGATGCTCCAGTTCCACGGGTACAATGCTAGCCTGGCCGGAGGCTGCCCTCCTCCGCAGGCTGGCCCAAGCCCTCTGACAGGTGCCCTTCTGGCAGAGCTGGGCGGGGGCGGCCTGGGAAGGGAGGACGTTACCGGGGTCAGCTGTGGGGAGGCAAGCAGTTGCTGGAGCTGTTGGAGCTGCTGTTCCTGTTGCTGCAGGAGATGTCTCTGCTGTTCCGTTAGGCTGAGGCAGGGGGACAACACACAGACCATGAGAAGGGACAGGGAGACACTCCCCGCCCCCCAGGTTCCCAGACTCCCTCAGACCCAGCTGGGGAGAGGCGGTGATGTGCAACTTTAGAAGACTAAAGAGAAACAGACTGGGCTCAGAGAGTACAGTGGGAGATAAGTTAGATGGAAGAACTTTCCCATAAGGAAAACCTAGACTGGGgtacaagaaataaatagacGGTTCTATCCTAGAGAGTTGCCATCCTGAGGACACTCATATCTAACATCTGGGGAGTGCCTGGGGCTGAGAGGTGACTAGACTCTATATTCTGTAAAATCGGAGGTGGTTCTTCCTTTCGGGGAACTCTGGGCGTTTGGGGAGAGTCCCTCCCAGAGCCAGCCTCCCCATTCCCTCCCCTGGGCTGAGCTCTCCCTCACCTGTTGAGACAGCCTGGCAGCTGCAGTGTGGGGGCCCCACCAGCCTGGCTCAAGCCTGCAGGGTTGGGGGCAGCAGCCCCATTCAACCCCCCCAGGAGCCCATTGAGGGGCAGGGCCCCACTGCCCGCCAGCCCCCCCAGCAACCCCTCAGCCATGGGTATAGCCCCCAGCCCTGCTGCCCCTGGTGCCCGGCCTAGCCCGTTCTGTGGCTGAGGCGGGAGTGGGGCGGGGGCCCCGGGCAGGGCCAGGGGGAGAGTAGCAGGGCTCTGCTGAAGCAGGGGCAGCGGCGGGGGCGTGCTGTGGAAGGACAGCGACGAGCTGCTGCGGCTGGGGCAGCCTGAGTGCGggtcctggggagggagggggaaggggcggGTCAGAGGGGCCGGGGGCCAGCAAGACCTTTCTGGCCCCCAGCCCAGCACCCACCAACATTCTCATAGAGCACAGCCACCCCCACTTCACCCCCAGGTAGAGCCGTCCAGGAGGAAGAAGCAAGGCTCAAGGAATAAGGCTAAGAATCCTAAGCGTCTTCACAAATCATGTTTACAGGTCAGTTCCTGGGACCCATCACCCCTTGCCATCATTGTTTAATACTAAACGTCAGCAATGGTAGTGAGCATCTAGTAAAACAGACCCATGGTCCATGCTTGACCTGCACAATctcatcattcccattttataggtgaaccACTGAGACAGGCTAAGTAACTGTGCAGACAAGCCAGAGTGACAGGCTCAGGTTCAAACCCTATGTCCACAGTTCAATGGCTTGGGTGGGTCTCTGCTTCAGTTTACTCTCATAACATAGAGGTAACAGTAGTACCTATTCCATAATGAAGACTAAACAATGCTTTAAAAGTCGCAGCACGGGACACGACAAAGGACAGATGTACTATTAATATCAGTTATTATGATGATTATTATTGCCCATCACAcagttagtaagtggcagagagAACAAGAAACTAGTTTGCTTGATTTTAAAGAATTACTACAACTTAACAGTAGTCACTGCTACTCCATCTACCACCAATTACACAGGAATTCTTTTGTGTGAATCACTGTAATAAACCTTTCACAAACCCTTCCCACAGAAGTCTTCCCTAATCATTTATATCTATAGAAGAATCCCACCCCCATTCTTTCTTACAGCCCTCATATTATTTTCATCTTAATACTTTTCCCCCGTTTGTaattattgattgtttttctggATTTAGCCTATCTTCAGGATCAGGACTGTATCCGttttgctcactgattgctttgccAGTACCTGGCACTAAGTAGACACTCCATAATTACTACCTTATCTAATGAAGGAATGAATAGATCAGTCAACTCATTGCTCAGCCAATCACTTCATTGCCCAGCCTCCAATAGCTGCAGGGTGGAGGTGGGACCAGGAGGCCCTAGCACCTCCCATCTCCTGCCCTTTACCAGCGCCCCTCCCCGTGGTGCCCACCTCCGAAGATGTGGACAGAGAGTTGTCCAGGCCGAGACTGTTCTTCCCGGGGGGGCTCTTGCTGGTGCTCAAGGAATCGCTGCTACCGACTGAGGGAGGGAAGTCAAGAATGAAGTCGGGGCTAGTTTCTACGGCCCGGCAGAGGCTCCCACTCCTGGGCTGGGTGGGCTTCCCTTACCTTGTGGAGGCAGGCCATAGGGCCCAGGGACAGGGCCATTGGCAGCAGGCAGGACGGCAGGCAGGgcggggaagggcacagagagcTGCACGTTGAGAATCTGCAGCCTCTCCTTCTTGGCCGTCAGGCTCAGAATTTGCTCCTGAAGCCGCTGGTTTTCTTTCTGCAGAGCATGCAGCGCCTTCAGCATCTCCACGactgcagagagaggagagtgccTGAGACCTAATAGCCTGTAgaggcggggcggggcctgggggcGGGGTTTAGAGGGTGGGGCCTGGCGGAGGAAATCTAAATGAGACCTAGAAAAGAAGACGCGGCAAGCAAGGGGCTCAGGTGAGCATAAAGGCGGGACTTGGGGAGCCAGAGGTGTGAGGACCAGGGGCGGGGTCTGAGGCCCGGTTGCGGCCTTGTCATTGAAAGAGAAGGGGCAGGCAGGGGCAGGCGGAAGTTCGGGCTTAATTAAATATGGGCCAGAAGTCCCGTAAAGGCAAAGGCAGGGTGCAGAGGGTGCGGGGCCAGGCACAGTCCAGCAAGGGTTAAAGATTggaaggccctggggcagggccaAGGGGCAGAACCTTAAAGACTTTTGGGGATTTAAGGGAGAAGGGTGACCGAGTATAGGGGTTCTAAGGTAGGTCTCCCAACCCTGAGCCACCCTTCCTCACTGTTGACACCGGCCTCGCCGTCGCCCTGTttttccagcagctgctccatgtTAGTCGTTCCGGGGGCCGTTGGGTCTAACTGGCCGCCCCCACAGGGCGCTGATGCCGTCTGATCGAAGAGTGCAGGGAGGCTGCTGATGGGGGACCTGGGGTCAGAAGGGAACACCGGGTTCAGGCATAACTCACGCCCCCACTCcagtctccctcttcctccttccccaccccagggTTCCAGTCCTTCCCTTCTAGGCCCTACCCTCTCCAGgtgcctgcttctccaccccctcctgccccctcctcccggAGGGGCCCTCCAGCCCcgctcccagcccctcccccaagcTGCCCCCTCCCTCACATGGAAGAGAGACTCTCCTGGGGGGAGGCCCCCCGACACCGGAAGCTGCAATCCTCCAGGTCTGGCTCTTGGAAGGATAAGGGAGCAGGGGTCAGAAGGGAATGGGTGCCAGTCGGCCTCCCGAGCCCCGCCTGGTAAATGGGTGTGGGATCTAAAATCTTGGCAAGACCCCGTTCCCCAGGATCTCCCGACCCCAGACTAGCAGTTCTAGCTCAGAAGGCGCTGGCAGCCCTGGAATGAAAAACCAGCCCCCTGGGAGGTAAAGCCTTGAATCtggctctttcccttttctctaagcAGATCCTGCTGCCTGGCTACTTTGAGATCCACCTTCCAATTTCTTTCCTGAAAGCTTAATGCTACAGAAATTTGGGGTCTAGACAGTCCTGGGCTGAACTTGGAACTGATACTGATACTTGCTTTGTGAACTTGGGCTTGAAATTAACCTTAGTGATTATGAGGATTAAAATAAGGTAATAAATGTAAAGTGTTAAGCTGCGTGCTGTAAGCCCTTAATAATTGTAGCTATTATGTTTTATAAGactttttatattcataaattcACAAATTAGATGGCAAAACCCTTGGCTAGGACACAGAATTCCAatttgggtgtgtgtgggggtcaccaTATTCTGTTGCGTCTTTAATTCTGGAGTGGGATTTAGTCTCTTTAAGGTCTACCTGAACTGGTGGCTGGGAGGCAGGCCTCGACCCCAGCGGGCCAGGTGGTGTCTCTGAACCAATCAGCTTCCTGGGGCTAGGTAGACTCTCCAGGGAGAGGGTGGGGCGCTTCTGACCCACCCCTTTAACTCTTACATACCCGGAGAGCAGGTTTCCCAGCTAGTTTTTATATCTGTAACCGCTAATCCCAAGGATTCACTAAGAGGCCAGCGGCGGTAAGAGAACCGGGTTTGGAGTCAGAGGACCAGAATCTGAGTTCAGGCTATGCCTTTCCCTACTTGAACTTCCTTAAACATtaatctctctgcctttctccttctGTGAACTGGAGCAGTAGTAATTCTTCCCTATCCTGCTCCAACTCCTTACCGGATTTTAATGTGAAAGAATACCCTAATTTGTTgtatgtgaacatttttttttttttgcagggtgGGCAACAGCCAGAGGGAGGGGGCAGCCAGAAAGCCCTcccatcttttgtgtgtgtgtgtgggtgacaTGTGGGTAATGGGGGTGCCCCTGAAGTCTTTGGGAAGAAAGGGGAATGGGATCGGAGATTCACATACCTGTGTGGCTGCTCTCAGCTTGGGTAAGGAGGGGGTTAATGACACCCATGGGGGTTCCAAAGATGTGGGTAGAAGGGAGGCTAAAGGTAGAGCCAGCCAGAGAAAACACCTGAGGGAAAGGAGGTAGAGTCCAGCCTGGTGGTTATTCATGGATCTAGGGCACAACTGTGTTTACCGAGTGGAGGGGACCAGATGTGCTGGGGAGGAGAAAGGACCAGAGAGAGGGAGACGTCCTGGTGATCAAGCCCAATATTTCAAGTTCCCGTGGAGAGCTGGGGTCTTTGGCAGCCTGTCCCTCACCTGCCCAGGGATGAAGGAGCCCAGGAGTAAATCCTCACCTGAGTGGTGGAAATAGAagcagaagaggaggggagggtgctGGTGAATGGGGAGCGGGTGAGCCGGGGCAAGGCAGAGGTCCCTGGTGGCCCCAGCAGGCTGGAAGAGAGGGGAGTACTGCAGACAGCCCGCAGCATTCCACCACCATGGGAGATGGGGTCCTTATTACTGGTGTAGATGCCTACAGGTACAAGAACACAGAGGGAAGCAGACAGTCACCACTCCGCCAAGCCCCTCCTGTCAGGTGGCCGAGGCAGCCTCTCACCTCACTGGtgagaacacacacacagtctaACCATCTTCCTGCAAAGATGCCACTTCTTGCCTGGGTGATCTCTGCTTGGCATGACTACTTTTTAGACTGCCTGGCCTGGCACAGCCTGGGGAATTCCCAGCTTTTTTAATACCCCAATCAAAGCTTTTTATGTCCTCTTGACAACCTAATCTCTCCTACTACAACCATGCAGAAGACGGGTAAGGGGGAGAATCTTAGAAATGACTGCCACTTACATCCTTTATCTCTGTCCTTTGGAGTCATTTCTATCACATCTCCTTCCAGCTGTATGTTTATGCCCCTGCCCTGTTACTAGACTGGCTGAGCCCTCAGATGCCCTCCATTCCAAAGGGTCACTAACCTGCCCCTAGCAGGGGGGACTCCAGGCTCAGGCTGGGCAGGCTCCCGGAAGGCCCAAAGGTGCGGGAGACCAGACCACCCAGGCCAGAGCTGACCAGGGAACCTCCTGAGAAGGGTGAGGCAGCAGTGGCGGTAAAGCCAGCCAGCTGGGCAccaggcagggagggagcagcTGAGGCCCCAGTGCCCTCTTCTGTCCGGCTGCCCTTGGGTCGGCCTGGCCCATGTCTGCTCCTCTTGCTGGCTTTGTGCTTCTTCTCCTTCAGGCTGGTCTCTGGGGTCTCTTCAGCAGGTGCAGGGGCAGCGCTCAGGGTGGGCATCCGCTTGTGGGAGCCTGCTGAGGTCCCAGACCCCGGGACGTGGGGAGACTTATAGTCCCCAGGGGATGGGGCCCGGGCCCGGCCTGagctggaggtggtggtggagaagcgcATGATGGGCCCAAAGCCAGAGAAGACCACCTTCTGTTCAAAGAGGTCAGCCTTGGGCGGCTCAGGGGCTGAGGGAGAGGGGGGCGCTGAAGGTGTGAGGGCTGTGGGCTTGGAGTACTTGTCCTCCTCAGGCTGCTCCAACTTGGGGAAGGCAGAGAAGTCCGGGGAGCTCTGCAGGGATGACActgcagagggaaagtggaaTTACAGCGGGACCcgggtccctccctcccttcctccctcccagtccCAATGGGCACTAGTGGGAGGGGGTGCTCTGGCCAGAGGATGGGGAAACCTGGTGtcctgtcccagctctgccactgtctGTGTCTAAGATGAGTGACACCCGTTCCCCAAACTTCCCTGCTTATGACAAAGTGGGAGCAGAGGAGAGCCCCAGCTCAATAGGGTTGAGGGGTTTGGAGAAGTGTAACTTGGTGGGGATCCCCCATATTTAACCTGAATCAATTTAAGAAGCAAATGCGATGCAAACCAATATGCAAAGGCCCTTGCTAGGAAAGCTCAGGACCAAAGGTTGTCTGGTTCGCAGCCTCCTCCAGGAGGCTCACCTGCCCAGACTCACCTGCAGGCTGGAAGGGCCccccagaggaggaagaagaggaggaggaagaggaggaggcggAGGTGAAACTGCTCACACCTTTCCCACTGCTCAGCTTCTTCCCCTTGTGACTCAGACTATGGCTGGAAGACTTTTTCCCCTTTGAGTCCCTGCTGCTCTCAGAGGTCTCCTGAGTGCTGGCCTCgtggtgggaggaggaagctgaggaggagacctgaaagagggagggagaggaaggcctGAGACTAGCTGCCTGAGCCTGGGCTCACGGAGACTTGGGAGAGTGGAACAGGAGCACACAGGATGTGGGGCTCGACTAGGAGAATGCAGAATTAGCTGCAGGAAGGACTTCCAGGTAGGGAGATGGTGGTGGGAGCCCTGAGACCAGGGAGATGGGGAAGCAGCTGTGCAACTTCTGGAGGTGAGGGTAAGAGGAATCCCGGAAGCTGTCTGTCCTTCCCCTCAGGTAGGGGAGAGGAACACAGTTCCCGAGTCTGTACTGATAAActcatctgttcattcattcacttgagAAATACTcagggggccctggctggatagctcagttggttagtttaGAACATCAACTcggagcacagaggctgctggttccatccctggtcagggcacaaaaaggAACACATGTTCCTATCtgtaaaaaatcaatagaacattaaaaaaaaatcgagGTGCCTCAGAGGGCTGGACTCGTGCTAGGAAGTGGTGCATCCTAGGGCCCTAAGTCACCATGGCTCCCTCTCTGCTCACCACAAGCTGCTGCCACCTGGCTGACCCCTATTCCCTATTCCCTGGCCACTCCATGCCCATCCTAGGCAACCTGAGCTTTCAGTGCTGAGCCCTGTGCCTGGAAAGCCTATTCTGACTCCTCCTGGAAAACTTCTCATCCTTCAAAATCCAGCTCAGAATTCCCCTGGACACGAAGCCACCCTGgacacggggcggggggggggtatCCTCTTTATTTCCAGGGCACTGTGTACCCACGTTAGCCATGCCAACAGTTGCCACACTATACTGAAATATACTGTCACCGTATCTGGGGCCCCTAGTAATCTCTCTGAGGGTAagagggcaggggctggaggaTGGGCTCTGGCAGGCTCTGGCGGGCTCTGCCCTTCACTGCTACGTTCAGGTAGCCGGtctctcaacctctctgagctgctGTATCCTTATGGGGCTAATTATGCCTATTTGGAGAGTTATGAGGAGCATAATGCCAGATACATAGTGTGGGGTCAATCATGACAATGATTCTGATGGCTGCAGCCGCTATTAATATACTGGGGACAGTGTCTGTGGTCTTTTAAGAGTCCAGGCCTTCAAGTCAGACTGCATGGGTTCAAATCTTGACTCCACTACTTACTAGATGTGCACTTTGAGGCAAATAAGTTACTTAACCCCTCTGTACCTGTGTCTTCATTTATTAAATGGGGTTAATAAAATACCTACTTCATTGGactattttgagaattaaatgagctaaCCCCTACACACCCCTTAGATCACCCCTGTTCTAGAAGAGAGGCTGGCATGTGGCCATATTACTGCCAGGGACAGCGCTTTTCCTCCTGCTGGAGACCAGGTAAATGTTTGCTAAACCAACAAATGCCAGAGGGAGAATGGACGGGGAAATGAGAGCCACCCTGTGCTGCCCTCCCTGGGGGCGGCCCttgtctcctcttcctctttgttctttttaacagCTGGAGTTCTGAAGGGTGCCAGATGTGGTTCTGAGAGCAAGggaggagaggggttgggggcggGGTAGCTGCAATGCttgggtgggtggagggggatGGGCAGAATGCTCCATGTCCAAGGGAATAGCCAGGCACTGGGGAACTCCCAGATCTCTGGCCCTCTCTTTCCACCTGTCTGCAGGCCCTGAGGGAAGGTCAGAGGGCAGAGATGACAAGATTTTCCAGGTGAGTCCAGGGAAGCAGGGCAGGGAGACTGTTACTGGGACAGTTGCCATAGCAACATCCCCGCCCCTCCCAGAAACCTGATACCTGAGCCTTCAGCTAAGATGCCCAGGGCTCTGCCAACCTCCTTAGGTAGTGGAGGTGAATGGGGCAATAATGGCAACAGGAGGAAGCAGTTTCTCCAGGCCCCTGTTCACCTTTCCTGGGGAGGGCAGGCtggaaggaggggcagagggggctgCTCTGGCTTGGATTAGCAACTCCCTGGCCTCAGTAGGGCCTGCTATTTGCTTATCCAGATGTTGCCCATTTCTAAAGACAGGACTGACATACCATGCCCCTCCTGGGATGAGTGTCAGGGGCCTGCCAAGGGCTACACTCTCAGCCCATCCAACATGCAGAGAGTAGGATTTTGCTTAGGTCACCAGCTATGGGCATCTTCCTGTCATGGGGGAGAAgtgaatggggaggggggagagggtccTCTTTACCTATCTCTGGGGAATGGGCCCCAGAACTTGGAGAACTGACCTGAATACTGTACCTGCAGACAAGAGCCCAGTGCTGAGGCCCTGTGTCTGGACAGAGGCAGATGTGAACATCtggcagccagcaggcagggcggcaccccctccccacccctgctctcCTGGTTGGTAAGTGATTGGTAGGGCTGAGGAGTAGAGGAGTTGAGGTGGGAGCAGAGGCATGTTAACCTGAAGCTGTAGGGGGTGCCCAGGTCCCTGGCCCACCCTGATCCCTCACgcgctctgcccccaccccacacagcCATGGCAATCCCTCCTGGGTGTGGGCAGCTATACCTTGTCAGCAGTAGGGGCCACAGTTGGGGTAAGGATGCTGGGGGGTGACTCAGGCCGCTTCTTGTGCTTCTGTTTAAGGCGTTCCTTGTCCTTTCGACTCTGGAAAAGGACAGGTGACCAGATCCTGGTGTTGGGGGGCATTTAAGGTGAAGATGACATGTGCACGTGGGGAGTGGACCCCTCTCAGAGATGGGCCTCATGGACATCGTCTCCCCCTACGAGAGACTGGGGGCTCTGGCTGGATAGGAGTGGCTCCGGCAGGTTCCTCCGAGAGCCAACAGGTCCTCATCCTCTCTGCCTGCTAAAAACAGCCCATCCCATCGTCATGCCAGTGACACACAGGACCACACATGTGAGCGCACACTTGCGATGCTGTCCACTGGGGCCGAGCAGCTGCGCAGAGGGATGGGAGCCAGGCACACTAACACGAGGCACCAGGGGATGCAGGCATGCACActtacacaccaggctgacaaaAGGTTAGACTGTGGAGATGCCTGCAAACGTGCAGGGCCATGTGCTGGGTGCTTTGGGGACACTGTGACGGCAAGGGGAGGACACTGGA
The DNA window shown above is from Saccopteryx bilineata isolate mSacBil1 chromosome 2, mSacBil1_pri_phased_curated, whole genome shotgun sequence and carries:
- the MLLT6 gene encoding protein AF-17 isoform X2; translation: MKEMVGGCCVCSDERGWAENPLVYCDGHACSVAVHQACYGIVQVPTGPWFCRKCESQERAARVRCELCPHKDGALKRTDNGGWAHVVCALYIPEVQFANVLTMEPIVLQYVPHDRFNKTCYICEEQGRESKAASGACMTCNRHGCRQAFHVTCAQMAGLLCEEEVLEVDNVKYCGYCKYHFSKMTSRHTGGGGGGAGGGGGGGSGTGGGGGFITGRRSRSASPSAQPEKHPSHHERGQKKSRKDKERLKQKHKKRPESPPSILTPTVAPTADKVSSSASSSHHEASTQETSESSRDSKGKKSSSHSLSHKGKKLSSGKGVSSFTSASSSSSSSSSSSGGPFQPAVSSLQSSPDFSAFPKLEQPEEDKYSKPTALTPSAPPSPSAPEPPKADLFEQKVVFSGFGPIMRFSTTTSSSGRARAPSPGDYKSPHVPGSGTSAGSHKRMPTLSAAPAPAEETPETSLKEKKHKASKRSRHGPGRPKGSRTEEGTGASAAPSLPGAQLAGFTATAASPFSGGSLVSSGLGGLVSRTFGPSGSLPSLSLESPLLGAGIYTSNKDPISHGGGMLRAVCSTPLSSSLLGPPGTSALPRLTRSPFTSTLPSSSASISTTQVFSLAGSTFSLPSTHIFGTPMGVINPLLTQAESSHTEPDLEDCSFRCRGASPQESLSSMSPISSLPALFDQTASAPCGGGQLDPTAPGTTNMEQLLEKQGDGEAGVNIVEMLKALHALQKENQRLQEQILSLTAKKERLQILNVQLSVPFPALPAVLPAANGPVPGPYGLPPQVGSSDSLSTSKSPPGKNSLGLDNSLSTSSEDPHSGCPSRSSSSLSFHSTPPPLPLLQQSPATLPLALPGAPAPLPPQPQNGLGRAPGAAGLGAIPMAEGLLGGLAGSGALPLNGLLGGLNGAAAPNPAGLSQAGGAPTLQLPGCLNSLTEQQRHLLQQQEQQLQQLQQLLASPQLTPEHQTVVYQMIQQIQQKRELQRLQMAGGSQLPMASLLAGSSAPLLSAGTPGLLPTASAPPLLPAGALVAPSLSNNTSLMAAAAAAAAVAAAGGPPVLTAQTNPFLSLSGADGSGSGSKGGTADKGASANQEKG
- the MLLT6 gene encoding protein AF-17 isoform X1 encodes the protein MKEMVGGCCVCSDERGWAENPLVYCDGHACSVAVHQACYGIVQVPTGPWFCRKCESQERAARVRCELCPHKDGALKRTDNGGWAHVVCALYIPEVQFANVLTMEPIVLQYVPHDRFNKTCYICEEQGRESKAASGACMTCNRHGCRQAFHVTCAQMAGLLCEEEVLEVDNVKYCGYCKYHFSKMKTSRHTGGGGGGAGGGGGGGSGTGGGGGFITGRRSRSASPSAQPEKHPSHHERGQKKSRKDKERLKQKHKKRPESPPSILTPTVAPTADKVSSSASSSHHEASTQETSESSRDSKGKKSSSHSLSHKGKKLSSGKGVSSFTSASSSSSSSSSSSGGPFQPAVSSLQSSPDFSAFPKLEQPEEDKYSKPTALTPSAPPSPSAPEPPKADLFEQKVVFSGFGPIMRFSTTTSSSGRARAPSPGDYKSPHVPGSGTSAGSHKRMPTLSAAPAPAEETPETSLKEKKHKASKRSRHGPGRPKGSRTEEGTGASAAPSLPGAQLAGFTATAASPFSGGSLVSSGLGGLVSRTFGPSGSLPSLSLESPLLGAGIYTSNKDPISHGGGMLRAVCSTPLSSSLLGPPGTSALPRLTRSPFTSTLPSSSASISTTQVFSLAGSTFSLPSTHIFGTPMGVINPLLTQAESSHTEPDLEDCSFRCRGASPQESLSSMSPISSLPALFDQTASAPCGGGQLDPTAPGTTNMEQLLEKQGDGEAGVNIVEMLKALHALQKENQRLQEQILSLTAKKERLQILNVQLSVPFPALPAVLPAANGPVPGPYGLPPQVGSSDSLSTSKSPPGKNSLGLDNSLSTSSEDPHSGCPSRSSSSLSFHSTPPPLPLLQQSPATLPLALPGAPAPLPPQPQNGLGRAPGAAGLGAIPMAEGLLGGLAGSGALPLNGLLGGLNGAAAPNPAGLSQAGGAPTLQLPGCLNSLTEQQRHLLQQQEQQLQQLQQLLASPQLTPEHQTVVYQMIQQIQQKRELQRLQMAGGSQLPMASLLAGSSAPLLSAGTPGLLPTASAPPLLPAGALVAPSLSNNTSLMAAAAAAAAVAAAGGPPVLTAQTNPFLSLSGADGSGSGSKGGTADKGASANQEKG
- the MLLT6 gene encoding protein AF-17 isoform X3, producing MKEMVGGCCVCSDERGWAENPLVYCDGHACSVAVHQACYGIVQVPTGPWFCRKCESQERAARVRCELCPHKDGALKRTDNGGWAHVVCALYIPEVQFANVLTMEPIVLQYVPHDRFNKTCYICEEQGRESKAASGACMTCNRHGCRQAFHVTCAQMAGLLCEEEVLEVDNVKYCGYCKYHFSKMKTSRHTGGGGGGAGGGGGGGSGTGGGGGFITGRRSRSASPSAQPEKHPSHHERGQKKSRKDKERLKQKHKKRPESPPSILTPTVAPTADKVSSSASSSHHEASTQETSESSRDSKGKKSSSHSLSHKGKKLSSGKVSSLQSSPDFSAFPKLEQPEEDKYSKPTALTPSAPPSPSAPEPPKADLFEQKVVFSGFGPIMRFSTTTSSSGRARAPSPGDYKSPHVPGSGTSAGSHKRMPTLSAAPAPAEETPETSLKEKKHKASKRSRHGPGRPKGSRTEEGTGASAAPSLPGAQLAGFTATAASPFSGGSLVSSGLGGLVSRTFGPSGSLPSLSLESPLLGAGIYTSNKDPISHGGGMLRAVCSTPLSSSLLGPPGTSALPRLTRSPFTSTLPSSSASISTTQVFSLAGSTFSLPSTHIFGTPMGVINPLLTQAESSHTEPDLEDCSFRCRGASPQESLSSMSPISSLPALFDQTASAPCGGGQLDPTAPGTTNMEQLLEKQGDGEAGVNIVEMLKALHALQKENQRLQEQILSLTAKKERLQILNVQLSVPFPALPAVLPAANGPVPGPYGLPPQVGSSDSLSTSKSPPGKNSLGLDNSLSTSSEDPHSGCPSRSSSSLSFHSTPPPLPLLQQSPATLPLALPGAPAPLPPQPQNGLGRAPGAAGLGAIPMAEGLLGGLAGSGALPLNGLLGGLNGAAAPNPAGLSQAGGAPTLQLPGCLNSLTEQQRHLLQQQEQQLQQLQQLLASPQLTPEHQTVVYQMIQQIQQKRELQRLQMAGGSQLPMASLLAGSSAPLLSAGTPGLLPTASAPPLLPAGALVAPSLSNNTSLMAAAAAAAAVAAAGGPPVLTAQTNPFLSLSGADGSGSGSKGGTADKGASANQEKG